ACTGCTAAAGATGGATGAATGTACTACCATCAGTCACAACATTGTTCACCCATAAACACATTTGCATAGGTTCTTCCTTAGATGCACTTTAAGTTCTTTctttactaaaaaaattaatacaacTCAATATTATGATGAAGTTGTAATGAATAGGTACTAAAGTATTTAAAAAACACATTTGATCCTTCATTTTTCTTGTCAAACGTATATATTATATAGAGAGACATTTATAATGTATGTATGTGATGGTGAAAAAGTTATAATTGTTCTCGTTATTACAAACTTAGGGTCTATATTACTTGGGAGATTCATGTGCATATTATAGTTACATCCATAATTAACTAAACTTTTTTATCAttacttaatatatataaagaaaatatattttccaTCCACAAAAATGACAGCTAGAGACTACAACCAACCAAACAAATCTGTTTAATAGCAACTTTGAGGTGAGAAGTTCAAATCTCATACCCTCTTAAATATCTGTCATTTATTAAATCTTTCATTAGCCAGTCTCCACCCTCCCAAACTGCAAAGAAATCAAGCTTGCCAAAACCGTTCAGGTACGGCCGCACAACACTACAAACTATACAAACTACCATGCTCAAACTCCGTTTTCGAGAACTTGAAAGGTTCTGCTACTATTCATGACATTATAGGCAAGATATCAATTTAGTTCAGAAGATAAGATCATTGCCCAATCTTTAATCAGATACAGATAGAAATTTGATTCTAACAATACATATTACTAAACATTCACAGATTTGATAGCGATATGCAATGCCCAGAGCTTTTGTAGCAAATCATTAGAGTTCAAATCAAATGAAAGTCGCTTCACACCTTCCTGATGAGAAGAAATAGCCTCTGGTCAAGTTCAAACTTGCTGCAATGTGAGGGATCTCCCTTCAGCATCATCAAAAGTCCACCAAAAGAAGCATCTATTTCACTAGATTCAgatcaaatataatttttttagataATACTTCTAATAGAATATATATGTCAAGCTCTCGATTCTCTAATGCTCATAAGTAAAATTAAAGTGTCACATCAAAATTGTTTCGAGAAGTTATAGCACATACGCTTTTCCACCATGGCCAGAACTTTCTGAAATTCTGAACAGCTTCCCTTGCATGACATATTCATATCTGTCTGCAAGCGACTTCCGATTGCCCTGTTATGCAGCCTAACGATTGTTAAGTAGACATATTCAAGTGTAGAGAATGCTCAAGACCAAATCAGTGTTTGAAcagaagaaagaacaaatatAGTTGTCAGAAAACAATGAAGACCTGTCTTGACATATGCAATAACTATGGAAAGCATATATTTCTGAGCAGATTGAAAGTTTCTTGTTACCTATTAATATTCAAAGTGATATGTCAAAACTAGTAGTTTATGACAAAATGGCCTAATAAGATCCCATTTGGTAACCATTGGTTTTTGTTTCTTCAGATTAAGCTTACTTCCTCTCAATTTCTTCCAATGGTTTCTATTTTTCTTAAGAATTGAAGTCTTAATCAAATCCTAAAAAGTAAAACAAGTTTTTTAAAACTACATTTTTTAGTTCTCAAATTTAGGCTTGGTTTTAACGTAGATAACAAATTTTTTAGAGGACAAAGGGATGTTTATaacattttcaaaaacaaaaaaacaataacTCGGACTCCATTTGGTAACCATTCCGTTTTTTGCTTTTAggttttaaaattaaacttttcctctcaatttcttagtttttaaaaactacttttctatgttttcaaaatttggcttCGCTTTTAAACCACTTGTAAAATGTAGATAACACAGCAAGAAATTTAGATGTGGAATTGAAACAGGGCTAAATCCTTCAATCTACCAGGACATCATTTTCAAACCAATACCACCACATTAAGTTCAGTGTACAACAGATTAAAATCAATGGAAGAACAAGTTACCTGAAGAAAATATCCAGTGTCAGGGGTTCCATCAAGATTCAGAGTTGGAGCTAGTGCCATCGAGAACTTCTCGCCTTCTTTCAGTGGGTATATCTCTGAATTTACATCTAGATGCATGAACATGTCAAACTTCTCGCTCTTTGCCTCTATTCGAGTAACTGTTGGACAGATTGTGAAAACATAAACGTCATCTGCCTAAATAtgttgaaaaaatattttgaaacatatttTACATAGAGTTATAATACAAAATTTGTAAT
This region of Cucumis melo cultivar AY chromosome 7, USDA_Cmelo_AY_1.0, whole genome shotgun sequence genomic DNA includes:
- the LOC103494598 gene encoding DNA-directed RNA polymerases II and V subunit 8A-like, whose product is MVELLFDDIFKIERLNPDGKKFDKVTRIEAKSEKFDMFMHLDVNSEIYPLKEGEKFSMALAPTLNLDGTPDTGYFLQGNRKSLADRYEYVMQGKLFRISESSGHGGKAEIDASFGGLLMMLKGDPSHCSKFELDQRLFLLIRKV